The Aythya fuligula isolate bAytFul2 chromosome 2, bAytFul2.pri, whole genome shotgun sequence genome contains a region encoding:
- the ZBTB47 gene encoding zinc finger and BTB domain-containing protein 47 — MLIVEKTTDYPSAEYSLVEDVALHFTCLMDRLNEQRLFQPDLCDVDIVLVQHKSIFPAHKGVLAAYSQFFHSLFTQNKQLQRVELSLEALTSQGLQQILNFIYTSKLLVNSCNVQDVLNAAAVLQMNNIASSCQDLLDTRSLSLAADMALPAEGCAGPPPYYCEIKQEVDAPHPKIYAREGNDPYSVRVEDGAGGGTLPAGPAKQYYKEEKDGGPGAVCKMEGEESEEDLDSQGSYNREQIIVEVNLNNQTLNVSKGMEGKAAASEAAVMGRPDGDGRDTEEDGEEENEEGEEEEEEEEDAEVGEEEEEEHSEEEDLEETTEEEEDEDDDEDASEVKREKSGQPRRGSRASKATKSTMATRSQEMAKAEEEEEEEEEGQRGRKRKKEQDGLGQKVKLEEKQHYPCKKCPRVFNNRWYLEKHMNVTHSRMQICDKCGKRFLLESELLLHHQTDCEKNIQCVTCGKGFKKLWSLHEHNKIVHGYAEKKFSCEICEKKFYTMAHVRKHMVAHTKDMPFTCETCGKSFKRSMSLKVHSLQHSGEKPFKCENCNERFQYKYQLRSHMSIHIGHKQFMCQWCGKDFNMKQYFDEHMKTHTGEKPYICEICGKSFTSRPNMKRHRRTHTGEKPYPCDVCGQRFRFSNMLKAHKEKCFRVSNPLASDTAAPQPAASPAPLPPGPGVSPLPLLHPLPQSLPPPPHLPPPPPLFPAGRINSNNN; from the exons CTGATAGTCGAAAAGACGACTGACTACCCTTCGGCCGAGTACTCCCTGGTGGAGGATGTAGCCCTCCACTTCACGTGTTTGATGGACAGACTGAACGAGCAGCGCCTCTTTCAGCCGGACCTGTGCGACGTGGACATCGTGCTGGTGCAGCACAAGAGCATCTTCCCGGCGCACAAGGGGGTCCTGGCGGCCTACAGCCAGTTCTTCCACTCCCTCTTCACCCAAAACAAGCAGCTGCAGCGCGTGGAGCTCTCGCTGGAGGCCCTCACCTCCCAGGGCCTCCAGCAGATCCTCAACTTCATCTACACCTCCAAACTCCTCGTCAACTCCTGCAATGTGCAGGACGTGCTGAACGCGGCCGCCGTGCTGCAGATGAACAACATcgcctcctcctgccaggaCCTCCTCGACACGCGCTCGCTCAGCCTGGCCGCCGACATGGCCCTGCCCGCCGAGGGCTGCGCCGGCCCCCCGCCCTACTACTGCGAGATCAAGCAGGAGGTGGacgccccccaccccaaaatctACGCCCGGGAAGGCAACGACCCCTACTCGGTGCGGGTGGAGGACGGGGCGGGCGGTGGGACGCTCCCCGCGGGGCCGGCCAAGCAGTACTACAAGGAGGAGAAGGACGGCGGCCCCGGAGCCGTTTGTAAGATGGAGGGTGAGGAATCCGAGGAGGACCTGGACAGCCAGGGCTCCTACAACCGGGAGCAGATCATCGTGGAGGTGAACCTCAACAACCAGACCCTCAACGTCTCCaaggggatggaggggaaggcGGCCGCCAGCGAGGCGGCCGTGATGGGGCGGCCCGACGGCGACGGGCGTGACACGGAGGAGGACGGGGAGGAGGAGAAcgaggaaggggaggaggaggaggaagaggaggaggacgcggaggtgggggaggaggaggaggaggagcacaGTGAGGAGGAAGACCTGGAGGAGACGacagaagaagaggaggatgaagatgacGACGAAGATGCGTCGgaggtgaaaagagaaaagagcgGGCAGCCTCGTAGGGGCAGCCGAGCATCCAAGGCCACCAAATCCACCATGGCCACCAGGTCGCAGGAGATGGCCaaggcagaagaggaggaggaggaggaagaggaagggcagcgagggaggaagaggaagaaggagcaggACGGGCTGGGCCAGAAGGTGAAactggaggagaagcagcactaCCCGTGCAAGAAATGCCCCCGAGTCTTCAACAACCGCTGGTACCTGGAGAAGCACATGAACGTCACGCACAGCCGCATGCAGATCTGCGACAAGTGCGGCAAGCGCTTCCTCCTCGAGagcgagctgctgctgcaccaccAGACCGACTGCGAGAAGAACATCCAG TGCGTGACGTGCGGGAAGGGCTTCAAGAAGCTCTGGTCGCTCCACGAGCACAACAAGATCGTCCACGGCTACGCCGAGAAGAAGTTCTCCTGCGAGATCTGCGAGAAGAAGTTCTACACCATGGCCCACGTGCGCAAACACATGGTTG CTCACACCAAGGACATGCCCTTCACCTGCGAGACCTGCGGGAAGTCCTTCAAGCGCAGCATGTCCCTCAAGGTCCATTCGCTGCAGCACTCGGGGGAGAAGCCTTTCAAATGCGAG AACTGCAACGAGCGCTTCCAGTACAAGTACCAGCTGCGCTCCCACATGAGCATCCACATCGGGCACAAGCAGTTCATGTGCCAGTGGTGCGGCAAGGACTTCAACATGAAGCAGTACTTCGACGAGCACATGAAGACGCACACGG GCGAGAAGCCCTACATCTGCGAGATCTGCGGGAAGAGCTTCACCAGCCGCCCCAACATGAAGCGGCACCGCCGGACCCACACGGGAGAGAAGCCCTACCCCTGCGACGTCTGCGGCCAGCGCTTCCGCTTCTCCAACATGCTCAAAGCCCACAAGGAGAAATGTTTCCGCGTCAGCAACCCCCTGGCTTCGGACACGGCCGCCCCCCAGCCCGCcgccagcccggccccgctgccccccggccccggcgtCTCCCCGCTGCCGCTGCTTCATCCCCTCCCACAgagcctccctcctcctcctcacctaCCGCCCCCGCCTCCCCTCTTCCCCGCGGGGAGGATAAATTCCAATAACAACTAG